Proteins encoded within one genomic window of Aspergillus nidulans FGSC A4 chromosome VII:
- a CDS encoding cation diffusion facilitator family transporter (transcript_id=CADANIAT00008443) — MGLSKTNRIMILLVIDTAFFLLELIAGYSVHSLALVADSFHMLNDVISLLVGLWAVKVANRETSSKMYTYGWQRAETLGALVNGVFLVALSLSIFLEAIQRLVEPQEVRNPKLVCGVGCAGLLSNILGLVLFHDHSHGHGHGHGHSHEDAEGVDAAEQGQVHDHGHSHAGRDVAGAITEPTAAYSRRRTIDSQHRSSRRGFEDIGGHPASMRQDIIFAANRNKFPDEDDSYESDERAEDGAGDNGGPTERSTLLGHTDRAANYTDEHAPVRDQTKKDPHETHNHAQPKPKDKKHGHDLNMRGVFLHVMGDALGNIGVILSALVIWLTDYSWRFYVDPGISLVITVIILASAIPLCKAASRILLQAVPHGLSIDHIKEDIESLPGVKGSHHLHVWQLSDTKTVASIHIQVDTEIKGEGSERYMHLAKQVRQCLHAYGIQSSTIQPEFPRDSDTEDNQVGSAHLPSGSPSRTPSIRDGDPQACLLECGDECAGGHCCPTKPT, encoded by the exons ATGGGCCTCTCGAAAACCAACAGGATTATGATCCTGTTGGTCATTGATACGGCGTTCTTTTTGCTGGAATTGATTGCTG GTTACTCCGTCCACTCGCTTGCCCTCGTCGCGGATTCGTTTCATATG CTGAATGATGTGATCTCGTTGCTCGTCGGATTGTGGGCTGTCAAAGTGGCCAACCGCGAAACGTCATCCAAGATGTACACCTACGGA TGGCAACGGGCCGAAACCCTGGGTGCGCTAGTCAATGGTGTATTTCTCGTTGCTTTGTCTTTATCTATTTTCCTCGAAGCGATACAAAGATTGGTTGAGCCACAGGAGGTCAGGAACCCCAAGCTTGTCTGCGGAGTGGGATGCGCCGGATTGCTGTCGAACATCCTGGGACTGGTTCTGTTTCACGATCATTCGcacggccacggccacggACATGGACACTCTcatgaggatgcggagggcGTTGATGCCGCGGAGCAAGGCCAGGTCCACGATCACGGCCACTCGCATGCGGGGCGCGATGTAGCG GGCGCAATAACTGAACCCACCGCCGCTTATTCCCGGCGACGGACAATTGACAGCCAGCACCGCAGCTCTCGCCGAGGCTTTGAAGATATTGGCGGCCACCCGGCTAGCATGAGGCAGGACATAATTTTCGCGGCTAACCGAAACAAATTTCCCGATGAGGACGACAGCTATGAGTCAGATGAACGCGCGGAGGACGGTGCGGGAGATAATGGCGGGCCTACTGAACGGTCGACGCTGTTAGGCCACACGGACCGAGCAGCCAATTATACAGACGAGCACGCTCCTGTTAGGGACCAAACGAAGAAAGACCCTCACGAGACTCACAACCACGCTCAGCCTAAGCCCAAGGACAAAAAGCACGGCCATGATCTCAACATGCGAGGAGTCTTTCTCCACGTCATGGGGGACGCCCTAGGCAACATTGGCGTCATCCTGTCTGCTCTTGTTATCTGGCTGACCGATTATTCTTGGAGATTTTATGTGGACCCTGGTATATCGCTCGTTATCACGGTGATTATTCTGGCGTCAGCAATTCCTCTCTGCAAAGCTGCCTCTCGCATCCTGTTGCAGGCCGTGCCACATGGATTAAGCATTGACCACATCAAGGAAGATATTGAGAGCCTTCCTGGTGTCAAAGGGTCTCACCATCTCCATGTATGGCAGCTCAGTGACACTAAGACTGTCGCTTCGATCCATATCCAAGTGGACACCGAGATCAAAGGCGAGGGTTCTGAGCGTTACATGCACCTTGCCAAGCAAGTAAGACAATGCTTACACGCCTATGGCATCCAGTCATCAACCATCCAGCCAGAGTTTCCTCGCGACAGTGATACAGAAGACAACCAGGTGGGCTCAGCTCACCTGCCATCGGGCAGTCCCAGCCGCACCCCAAGTATTCGAGACGGCGATCCTCAGGCCTGCCTGTTAGAATGCGGCGATGAGTGCGCCGGCGGTCACTGCTGTCCCACAAAGCCCACCTAG
- a CDS encoding SGNH/GDSL hydrolase family protein (transcript_id=CADANIAT00008440): MKSTLGSLVLALVTAASSAPTTLHHQGLLRRFSSLVVFGDSYTDNGVYSYIPPVAPQSNETSTGGRVWPSYVQQYSGVNLYDYAVSGAVCDSVIANTERSGIKQDQMSSFLTDNSYRDNRTGSRALINPSDETVYAIWIGTNDLGYGGFLTEVQPDGMPLTYFTDCVYEQLDRLHAVGARAFVLMNIAPLDLCPEYARPENGGDETGQFWSNKAGYDTNVTRSSEKMRQYFTMVNEVFEYRTPFELLLANRYPGSRFAVYDVHALMTDIWENPGNYLNGTVPYNVTSSVYQCGDACSASEVRDSYMWYDELHPSEQTDRIVAREFVNVVRGETKWARFWRS; the protein is encoded by the exons ATGAAGTCCACTCTTGGCTCCCTAGTGCTTGCGCTGGTCACCGCAGCGTCCAGTGCACCGACAACGCTGCACCACCAAGGCCTCCTTCGCAGGTTCTCCTCGcttgtcgtcttcggcgATAGCTACACCGACAACGGGGTCTACTCCTACATCCCGCCTGTCGCGCCGCAGTCCAACGAGACTAGCACCGGCGGCCGCGTCTGGCCCAGCTATGTGCAGCAATATAGCGGCGTTAACCTATACGACTATGCGGTCTCGGGGGCCGTCTGTGACTCCGTGATTGCCAACACCGAGCGCAGCGGGATTAAGCAGGACCAGATGTCCAGCTTTCTTACGGATAACAGCTACAGAGATAATCGCACCGGGTCTCGCGCGCTGATCAATCCCTCCGACGAGACCGTCTACGCAATTTGGATCGGAACCAATGATCTAGGATACGGCGGGTTCCTGACCGAAGTACAGCCGGACGGGATGCCGCTGACGTATTTTACGGACTGCGTGTATGAGCAGCTCGACCGGTTACATGCCGTCGGCGCACGCGCGTTCGTGCTGATGAATATCGCGCCCTTGGATCTCTGTCCAGAGTATGCGCGGCCTGAGAACGGCGGAGACGAGACCGGACAGTTCTGGTCGAACAAGGCCGGGTATGATACGAACGTCACCCGGTCAAGTGAGAAGATGAGGCAGTACTTCACTATGGTGAACGAGGTCTTTGAGTACCGGACGCCGTTTGAGCTGCTTTTGGCGAACAGGTATCCGGGAAGCCGGTTCGCGGTTTACGACGTGCATGCCTTG ATGACTGATATCTGGGAGAACCCAGGAAATTACCTCAACGGGACTGTGCCATATAATGTCACGAGCTCGGTCTACCAGTGCGGCGATGCGTGTTCGGCCAGCGAGGTCCGCGACAGCTATATGTGGTATGACGAGCTGCATCCATCGGAGCAGACGGATCGCATTGTTGCGCGGGAGTTTGTGAACGTTGTCCGAGGGGAGACCAAGTGGGCTAGGTTCTGGAGGAGCTAG
- a CDS encoding putative manganese ion homeostasis (Fr) (transcript_id=CADANIAT00008444) translates to MSYSYLPTSTHAYGPARREITSSGILQSIHDALPHWVSQRMSSVVHTASNQLEKYKSRTELKALTLRIIRTLFTVTNGLIIIWIWTLWWGERTVFRDSVDACAWDAWEKWPSNARPHHVAFIADPQLVDPHTYPDRPWPLSTLTIKFTDQYMRRSFSSIQHTLDPDSVLFLGDLFDGGREWSTSRSSSPEERWRQYNDDFWKKEFHRFVKIFLGPWSSQETQSTNSRGRRLIASLPGNHDQGFGSGVQLPVRDRFQNFFGKGNRVDVIGNHTFVSVDTVSLSAMDQPDPRTGSTGGGNGDGDRPNQEIWQEPEDFLNAMKVHRGRAEADELRFMGEPRKGRLFKHEVSEVSKPSIYREDDPEIIGFPAILLSHVPLYRKPATPCGPLRERYPPSADGLEEDEQNALKISGGYQYQNVLTKTISNDIVSKIGPNLVQVYSGDDHDYCEISHREFSGSPKEITVKSISWAMGVRKPGFVLTSLWNPIDPTTGTSIESSSPGSTIQNHLCLLPDQLSIFIYYGVILAFTLTVLLVRAVILALRRTESTTPEPILPLTENPVIRTRSRAVSHTSSSSIPNTAFIKPGGLASRATNNYNPRYSPPHSYNDPSAYPSSDYIGETDTSKWKPSHADRARRGSETLFGRAWTEFTRSVENVARVALAWYFFLIWMW, encoded by the exons ATGAGTTATTCTTACCTACCTACGAGCACCCATGCTTACGGTCCTGCTCGTCGAGAGATTACCTCGTCCGGTATTCTCCAATCCATACATGATGCGCTGCCGCACTGGGTTTCGCAAAGGATGTCGTCGGTCGTCCACACGGCGTCGAATCAGTTGGAAAAGTACAAGAGTCGGACTGAGCTGAAAGCGCTCACATTGAGAATAATACGAACCCTCTTTACGGTCACAAATGGACTGATCATtatatggatatggacgcTATGGTGGGGAGAGCGGACCGTGTTCCGCGACAGTGTAGATGCGTGCGCTTGGGACGCTTGGGAGAAATGG CCGAGCAATGCTAGACCTCATCATGTCGCCTTCATTGCAGACCCGCAGCTCGTTGATCCGCACACTTACCCCGACCGCCCGTGGCCTCTGTCTACCCTCACCATCAAATTTACAGACCAGTACATGCGTCGCTCTTTCTCGTCAATACAACACACGCTGGACCCGGACTCGGTGTTATTCCTAGGTGACCTCTTTGATGGCGGAAGGGAATGGTCGACTtcccgcagcagcagcccagaAGAGCGTTGGAGACAATACAACGATGATTTTTGGAAGAAGGAATTCCATCGCTTTGTTAAAATCTTCCTTGGTCCGTGGAGTAGCCAGGAGACACAGTCTACGAACTCGCGAGGTCGGAGATTGATCGCCAGCTTGCCGGGCAATCACGACCAGGGTTTCGGCTCGGGGGTCCAGCTACCAGTCCGCGATCGCTTTCAGAACTTCTTTGGCAAGGGAAATCGAGTGGACGTTATAGGGAATCATACGTTCGTCTCTGTAGATACTGTTTCGTTGAGTGCGATGGACCAACCAGATCCCCGTACTGGAAGTACGGGTGGTGGAAACGGAGATGGCGACCGGCCAAACCAGGAGATCTGGCAAGAGCCGGAAGATTTTCTGAATGCCATGAAGGTACACCGCGGTCGCGCCGAGGCGGACGAACTGCGTTTCATGGGGGAACCAAGAAAGGGTCGGCTGTTCAAGCATGAAGTTTCCGAAGTCTCAAAGCCTTCGATATACCGAGAAGATGACCCAGAGATTATCGGATTTCCGGCTATCCTTCTGTCGCACGTGCCGTTGTACCGCAAGCCAGCCACGCCTTGTGGACCACTCAGAGAGCGATATCCTCCCTCCGCAGATGGCTTAGAAGAGGACGAGCAAAACGCGCTTAAGATCAGTGGCGGATATCAGTATCAGAATGTCTTGACTAAGACAATCTCTAACGACATAGTGTCCAAGATTGGGCCCAACCTAGTCCAGGTATACTCTGGCGATGACCATGATTACTGCGAGATCTCCCACCGCGAGTTCAGCGGTTCGCCGAAAGAGATCACTGTTAAGAGTATATCGTGGGCAATGGGGGTCCGGAAACCAGGCTTTGTCCTGACAAGTCTCTGGAATCCTATCGACCCTACCACCGGGACCTCCATCGAGTCTTCCAGCCCTGGAAGCACCATCCAAAACcacctctgcctcctccccgaCCAactttccatcttcatctactACGGCGTCATCCTAGCATTCACCCttaccgttcttctcgtGCGAGCcgtcatcctcgctctccgCCGCACCGAATCTACAACCCCGGAACCTATCCTTCCGCTCACCGAAAACCCCGTAATCCGCACCCGCAGCCGAGCTGTTTCGCATACATCCTCTTCGAGCATCCCAAACACCGCCTTCATCAAACCAGGCGGGCTAGCTAGCCGCGCGACGAATAATTACAATCCCCGCTATTCCCCGCCACACTCGTATAATGACCCCTCGGCCTACCCCAGCTCTGACTACATTGGGGAAACCGATACATCGAAATGGAAGCCGAGCCACGCGGATCGCGCGCGGCGCGGAAGTGAGACGCTTTTTGGACGGGCGTGGACAGAGTTCACCCGCTCGGTCGAGAACGTTGCTAGGGTTGCGCTGGCGTGGTATTTCTTTTTGATTTGGATGTGGTGA
- a CDS encoding uncharacterized protein (transcript_id=CADANIAT00008441) gives MTPPTTLPTALHPRAAHITQSVHEYLEGTYPFSSPETKYAFYEMDFPRFMALLAPSGRIERLESAALFVSLTAILDDAFSQMSISESRQIGAKLLDIMRGVALADVLNPLEKILGKVVEDMNAQSPELAKDVLDGAVALFLAQTDKARLEITQLDEYFEFQFRDVGGDLSGPSSTASRKRRSDF, from the exons ATGACTCCTCCAACAACCCTCCCCACAGCTCTCCACCCGCGGGCCGCCCATATCACACAATCCGTCCACGAATACCTGGAAGGAACATACCCCTTTTCGTCTCCAGAAACGAAGTATGCTTTTTATGAAATGGACTTCCCCCGTTTTATGGCCCTCTTAGCACCCAGTGGCCGGATAGAGCGGCTCGAGAGCGCGGCGCTCTTTGTCTCTCTGACGGCGATTTTAGACG ATGCATTCAGCCAAATGTCCATCTCCGAGTCTAGGCAGATCGGAGCCAAGCTACTGGATATCATGCGGGGCGTTGCGCTGGCTGACGTCCTGAACCCCCTAGAAAAGATCCTTGGcaaggttgttgaggatatgAACGCGCAAAGCCCTGAACTTGCCAAGGATGTGCTTGATGGTGCCGTTGCTTTATTTCTTGCGCAGACGGACAAAGCACGGTTGGAAATTACGCAATTGGATGAGTATTTTGAGTTTCAGTTTAGGGATGTGGGTGGTGA TCTGAGCGGGCCAAGTTCAACAGCCTCGAGAAAACGACGATCCGACTTTTGA
- a CDS encoding sugar porter family MFS transporter (transcript_id=CADANIAT00008445), with product MGFMLRKPDDAAGSAAPAILIGLFVAFGGVLYGYDTGTISGILAMKYWRRQFSTGYVNPNDHIPDVTSSQSSMIVSLLSAGTFFGALTAAPVADYFGRRIAMILDCFVFCFGVVLQTAATAIPLFVAGRFFAGFGVGLLSATVPLYQSETAPKWIRGTIVGAYQLAITIGLLLAAIVNNSTKDRNDTGCYRIPVAVQFAWAIILVVGMIILPETPRFLIKQDNHEAAIKSLARLRRLDINDLAVVEELEEIKANHEYELSVGKASYLEILRGSIVTVYYGTTFFQHSGINNSFVITLITNIVNVVSTLPGLWMVEKWGRRPLLLFGAVGMCVSQFIVAIVGTTTDSGVANKVLIAFVCVYIFFFASSWGPVAWVVTGELFPLKARAKCLSITTAANWLLNWAIAYATPYMVDSGPGNANLQSKVFFIWGGFCLIAGIFVWTCIYETKGLTLEEVDELYAKVPVAWRSKGFVPSVHYTDVRDVAAGRKGSGLAELEADAQAKQISEHVEKASV from the exons ATGGGCTTTATGCTTAGGAAGCCTGATGATGCAGCGGGCTCTGCGGCCCCTGCTATCCTGATCGGCCTGTTTGTGGCCTTTGGTGGCGTCTTGTACGG CTATGATACTGGTACTATCAGCGGCATTCTCGCCATGAAATACTGGCGGAGGCAGTTCTCTACCGGCTACGTTAACCCCAACGACCATATCCCCGACGTCACCTCCTCCCAGTCCTCGATGATCGTTTCTCTCCTGTCCGCCGGTACCTTCTTCGGTGCCCTCACGGCCGCCCCAGTTGCTGATTACTTTGGTCGCCGCATTGCCATGATCCTCGACTGTTTTGTATTTTGCTTCGGAGTGGTCTTGCAGACAGCAGCCACCGCCATTCCCTTGTTCGTTGCTGGACGTTTCTTCGCCGGGTTTGGCGTTGGATTGCTCTCCGCAACAGTTCCTTTATACCAGTCTGAGACGGCTCCCAAGTGGATCCGTGGCACTATTGTCGGTGCTTATCAGCTTGCGATCACTATCGGTCTACTCCTTGCCGCTATTGTCAACAACTCTACAAAAGACCGCAATGACACCGGTTGCTACCGCATTCCCGTCGCGGTTCAATTCGCCTGGGCCATCATCCTGGTTGTGGGAATGATCATCCTCCCTGAAACCCCGAGATTCCTGATCAAACAAGACAACCATGAGGCTGCTATCAAGTCTCTTgcccgtcttcgtcgtctggaCATCAACGATCTCGCTGTTGTCGAAGAACTTGAAGAGATTAAGGCAAACCATGAATATGAGCTCAGCGTTGGCAAAGCCAGTTACCTTGAGATACTCCGCGGGTCCATTG TCACAGTTTACTACGGAACGACATTCTTCCAACACTCTGGCATTAACAACAGCTTTGTCATTACCTTGATAACGAACATCGTCAATGTAGTTTCAACCCTACCCGGACTTTGGATGGTCGAGAAATGGGGCCGTCGCCCGCTGCTACTTTTTGGCGCCGTCGGTATGTGCGTCAGCCAGTTCATTGTGGCTATTGTCGGCACAACCACCGACTCCGGCGTCGCAAACAAGGTCCTTATCGCTTTCGTCTGCGTttacatcttcttcttcgcgtccTCATGGGGACCGGTCGCGTGGGTTGTCACTGGTGAGCTCTTCCCGCTCAAGGCTCGCGCCAAGTGTCTCTCTATCACTACTGCTGCGAACTGGCTGCTTAACTGGGCGATCGCCTACGCCACCCCATATATGGTCGACTCTGGTCCGGGAAATGCCAACCTCCAGTCAAAGGTGTTTTTCATCTGGGGAGGATTCTGCTTGATTGCTGGAATATTTGTCTGGACCTGCATCTACGAGACCAAGGGTCTTACCCTTGAGGAGGTCGATGAACTTTACGCCAAGGTTCCCGTTGCCTGGCGCTCTAAAGGCTTTGTTCCGTCCGTGCATTACACAGACGTGCGCGACGTTGCTGCTGGGCGTAAGGGTAGTGGCTTGGCTGAATTAGAGGCGGACGCCCAGGCCAAGCAGATCTCGGAGCATGTCGAGAAAGCTTCGGTCTAA
- a CDS encoding protein CYP682D1 (transcript_id=CADANIAT00008442) has product MLEKGGFLRLFEGAFPASSKSQKLQKPSKSRMLHLVPYIFLAWVAYVVSLVIYRLWLSPLAKFPGPKLAAATLWYETYYDAFKWGKYTFEIAKMHEKYGPIVRISPHELHINDPDYYEVLYSRDSPRNKYEYFTKQFPVAGSSIATVDHYHHRVIRSNMNPYFSITRARKQEPLVQALVNKLIERLQAYKGTQTPINLQHAFTCFATDVVSDYSMGVGFHYLDEPDFIPDWSDTLAWSVKNGVYLKAFPWSGALLNSLPPWLLSRIYPGMGLVFQFQDRCNRIVQRIMEEQKERGYEEVKNQFDHPTFFHDVLTSNLPKELKTPDRLAREVQAVIGAGSETTGKMLTWTMYYLLENPDKMNALKEELNRLDPDQTATLVDFEKMPYLTSVMLEGLRLSYGSSSRLQRIAPDRDLKFKEWSIPAGTPVGMTSVLIHHNEEIFPDSHEFIPERWLDPEKRKYLEKYMVSFTKGSRQCVGMNLAKSEILLCLPHVVRKVNMELYETTRDDVTLAHDLFLGFAEEGSKGVRVLIR; this is encoded by the exons ATGTTGGAGAAGGGGGGCTTTCTGCGATTATTTGAAGGTGCGTTTCCTGCCAGCAGCAAGTCGCAaaagctgcagaagccaTCGAAGTCAAGGATGCTTCATCTTGTGCCTtatatcttcctcgcctgggTCGCCTATGTGGTCAGCCTGGTGATCTATCGGCTATGGCTGTCGCCGCTGGCCAAATTTCCCGGCCCAAAGCTGGCAGCCGCGACGCTATGGTATGAGACTTACTATGATGCGTTCAAATGGGGAAAATATACGTTTGAGATCGCGAAAATGCATGAGAAATACG GACCCATTGTCCGCATCAGCCCACACGAACTGCACATCAACGACCCCGATTACTACGAAGTCCTCTACTCGCGCGATAGCCCACGGAATAAATATGAATATTTTACCAAACAGTTCCCTGTTGCCGGCAGCTCGATCGCGACGGTGGACCATTACCACCACCGGGTCATCCGGTCGAACATGAACCCATACTTTTCGATTACTCGCGCGCGCAAACAAGAGCCGCTCGTCCAAGCGCTGGTGAACAAACTGATCGAGCGCCTCCAGGCATACAAGGGCACACAAACTCCGATCAACCTACAGCATGCCTTTACCTGTTTCGCGACAGATGTAGTTTCTGACTACTCCATGGGAGTGGGATTCCATTACCTCGACGAACCGGACTTCATCCCTGACTGGAGCGATACGCTGGCCTGGAGCGTGAAAAACGGCGTGTATCTCAAGGCCTTTCCGTGGTCGGGCGCTCTCCTCAACTCGCTGCCGCCGTGGTTACTCTCTCGCATCTATCCAGGCATGGGTTTGGTTTTCCAGTTTCAGGACCGCTGCAACCGGATCGTGCAGAGAATCATGGAAGAGCAGAAGGAGCGGGGCTatgaggaggtcaagaatcAGTTCGATCATCCAACATTCTTCCATGACGTCCTTACCAGCAACCTTCCGAAAGAGCTGAAGACTCCCGACCGGCTGGCACGCGAGGTTCAAGCTGTGATTGGAGCCGGATCGGAAACGACGGGGAAGATGTTGACGTGGACGATGTACTATCTTCTGGAGAATCCGGACAAAATGAACGCACTCAAAGAGGAGTTGAACAGATTGGATCCGGACCAGACGGCGACTCTCGTGGACTTTGAGAAGATGCCGTACTTGACTTCTGTTATGCTCGAGGGACTTCG ACTGTCCTATGGTTCGAGCTCAAGATTGCAACGTATCGCTCCTGACCGCGACCTCAAGTTCAAGGAGTGGTCGATCCCAGCAGGA ACCCCGGTGGGCATGACCAGCGTTTTGATCCACCACAACGAGGAGATCTTCCCCGACTCCCACGAATTCATACCTGAGCGATGGTTGGATCCAGAGAAGCGCAAGTACCTCGAGAAGTACATGGTATCCTTCACCAAGGGCTCGCGACAGTGTGTTGGCATGAA CTTGGCCAAATCTGAGATCCTCCTTTGCCTCCCTCACGTTGTTCGCAAGGTGAACATGGAGCTGTACGAGACTACGCGCGATGACGTGACCCTTGCCCACGATCTGTTCCTTGGATTCGCCGAGGAGGGAAGCAAGGGTGTTCGCGTTTTGATCCGGTAG